A genomic window from Salvelinus namaycush isolate Seneca chromosome 21, SaNama_1.0, whole genome shotgun sequence includes:
- the aars1 gene encoding alanine--tRNA ligase, cytoplasmic, with amino-acid sequence MDSLLTAAQIREKFIDFFRRHEHQYVHSSATIPLDDPTLLFANAGMNQFKPIFLNTIDPSHPMARLKRAANTQKCIRAGGKHNDLDDVGKDVYHHTFFEMLGSWSFGDYFKHLACTMALELLTKEFGIPIERLYVTYFGGHEEAGLDPDLECKQIWLDLGMDEARIIPGSMKDNFWEMGDTGPCGPCSEIHFDRIGGRDAAHLVNMDDPNVLEIWNLVFIQYNRESETELKPLPKKSIDTGMGLERLVSVLQNKMSNYDTDLFIPYFQAIQKGTGARDYTGKVGVEDVDGIDMAYRVLADHARTITIALSDGGRPDNTGRGYVLRRILRRAVRYSHEKLGAQKGFFATLVDVVVESLGDAFPELKKDPDMVKDIINEEEEQFLKTLSRGRKILDRKIQSLGDSKTIPGDTAWLLYDTYGFPLDLTALIAEERGMMVDVAAFEEEKKAAQVKSQGKGSGDEDHIMLDIYAIEDLRNKGIAATDDALKYSYSADDSGKYVFEQAVGTVLALRRERAFVDEVTTGQECGVLLDKTSFYAEQGGQSFDEGYMLREDDSVDDRMEFTVKNTQVRGGYVLHVGTVYGTLKVGDNVILHVDEARRRPIMSNHTATHILNFALREVLGEADQRGSLVAPDRLRFDFTAKGALSTEEVRRTEEIACTMIRDAKPVYAMDTPLAAAKAIQGLRAVFDETYPDPVRVVSIGIPVADLLADPSSAAGSLTSIEFCGGTHLRNSGHAAPFVIVSEEAIAKGIRRIVAVTGAEAQKAHRKADALRQSLSALGEKVKVQTAPNKDVQKEIADMTEFLGMAVISQWQKDKMREALKGLKKTMDDLDRASKADVQKRVLEKTKEMIDSSPNQPLVVMEMESGASAKALNESLKLLKTQSPQTAAMLFTVDNDAGKIICLCQVPQDVANRGLKASEWVQELCPLMDGKGGGKDMSAQATGRNTHCIEEALQMANQFAQLKLSKNE; translated from the exons ATGGATTCTTTGTTGACTGCTGCTCAGATCCGTGAGAAATTCATCGACTTCTTCCGTCGCCATGAACACCAGTATGTCCACTCATCCGCCACCATACCTTTAGATGACCCCACACTGCTCTTCGCTAATGCTGGCATGAACCAG TTCAAACCTATCTTCCTGAACACCATTGATCCGTCCCACCCCATGGCCAGACTCAAGCGTGCAGCTAACACACAGAAGTGCATCCGCGCTGGGGGCAAGCACAATGACCTGGATGATGTGGGCAAGGACGTGTACCACCACACCTTCTTTGAGATGCTGGGCTCCTGGTCCTTCGGAGACTACTTTAAA CACCTTGCTTGTACGATGGCCCTGGAGCTGCTGACTAAGGAATTTGGGATTCCCATCGAGCGTCTGTACGTAACCTACTTCGGGGGTCATGAAGAAGCTGGGCTGGATCCAGATCTGGAGTGTAAACAGATATGGCTGGACCTCGG AATGGACGAGGCTCGTATTATACCCGGCAGCATGAAGGATAATTTCTGGGAGATGGGGGACACAGGTCCTTGTGGGCCCTGCAGTGAGATCCACTTTGACCGCATCGGGGGGAGAGATGCTGCCCACCTGGTCAATATGGACGACCCCAATGTGCTGGAGATTTGGAACCTGGTGTTCATCCAGTACAACAG GGAGTCTGAGACAGAGCTGAAGCCCCTGCCTAAGAAGAGCATTGATACAGGCATGGGTCTGGAGCGTCTGGTCTCTGTGCTGCAGAATAAGATGTCCAACTACGACACAGACCTTTTCATCCCCTACTTCCAGGCCATCCAGAAG GGTACAGGAGCCAGGGACTACACAGGAAAGGTTGGTGTTGAGGACGTAGATGGCATTGACATGGCCTACCGTGTCCTGGCTGACCACGCCCGCACCATCACCATTGCCCTCTCTGACGGGGGCAGGCCAGACAACACAGGGAGAGG ATATGTGTTGAGGAGGATCCTGCGTCGTGCTGTGAGGTACTCTCACGAGAAGCTGGGTGCTCAGAAAGGCTTCTTTGCTACCCTAGTTGACGTGGTGGTAGAGTCCCTG GGCGATGCCTTCCCTGAGCTGAAGAAAGACCCAGACATGGTAAAGGACATCATCAACGAGGAAGAGGAGCAGTTCCTCAAGACACTCAGCAGGGGGCGAAAGATCCTGGACAGAAAGATCCAGAGTCTGGGAGACAGCAAGACCATCCCTG GTGACACTGCCTGGTTGCTGTATGACACATACGGTTTTCCCCTGGATCTCACTGCCCTAATTgctgaggagagggggatgatggTGGATGTTGCTGCTtttgaggaggagaagaaggctGCCCAG GTTAAGTCCCAGGGGAAGGGCTCTGGGGATGAGGACCACATCATGCTGGACATTTATGCCATCGAGGACCTTCGCAACAAAGGCATCGCTGCTACTGACGACGCACTCAAGTACAGCTACAGTGCTGACGACAGCGGCAAATATG TGTTTGAGCAGGCTGTGGGCACGGTGCTGGCTCTGAGGAGGGAGCGTGCCTTTGTGGATGAGGTGACGACAGGGCAGGAGTGTGGGGTTCTGCTGGACAAGACTTCGTTCTATGCGGAGCAGGGAGGACAGAGCTTCGACGAGGGCTACATGCTGAGAGAGGACGACTCTGTAGATGAT AGGATGGAGTTCACAGTGAAGAACACTCAGGTTCGGGGTGGATACGTGCTGCATGTAGGAACGGTTTACGGCACTCTGAAGGTTGGAGATAACGTCATTCTGCATGTGGATGAG GCTCGTCGTAGGCCCATCATGAGTAACCACACTGCCACCCACATCCTCAACTTTGCCCTGAGGGAGGTCCTGGGAGAGGCTGACCAGCGTGGCTCCCTGGTGGCTCCTGACCGCCTGCGCTTTGACTTCACCGCCAAAGGTGCCCTGAGCACAGAAGAGGTGCGACGCACAGAGGAGATTGCCTGCACAATGATCCGCGATGCAAAG CCTGTCTATGCCATGGATACCCCCCTGGCAGCAGCTAAAGCCATCCAGGGTCTACGTGCTGTGTTTGATGAGACCTACCCTGACCCGGTGCGTGTGGTGTCCATTGGCATCCCCGTGGCTGACCTCCTGGCTGACCCCAGCAGCGCTGCCGGCTCCCTGACCTCCATCGAGTTCTGCGGAGGAAC GCACTTGCGGAACTCTGGCCATGCTGCACCTTTTGTCATTGTGTCAGAGGAGGCGATCGCCAAGGGAATCCGCCGTATCGTCGCAGTGACAGGAGCAGAAGCACAGAAG GCCCACAGGAAAGCAGATGCTCTGAGGCAGTCTCTGTCTGCTCTGGGGGAGAAGGTGAAGGTTCAGACCGCCCCTAATAAAGACGTGCAGAAGGAAATCGCTGACATGACAGAG TTTCTGGGCATGGCAGTGATCTCCCAGTGGCAGAAGGATAAGATGAGGGAGGCCCTGAAGGGCTTGAAGAAGACCATGGATGACCTGGACCGTGCCAGCAAGGCTGATGTCCAGAAAAGG GTTCTTGAAAAGACCAAGGAGATGATTGACAGCAGCCCTAACCAGCCGCTGGTAGTCATGGAGATGGAAAGTGGAGCCTCTgccaag GCTCTGAATGAGTCTCTGAAGCTGCTGAAGACCCAGTCCCCCCAGACTGCTGCTATGCTCTTCACCGTAGATAACGATGCTGGAAAGATCATCTGTTTATGCCAGGTGCCCCAG GATGTTGCCAACCGGGGTCTGAAGGCCAGTGAGTGGGTGCAGGAGCTCTGCCCTCTGATGGATGGCAAAGGTGGTGGCAAGGATATGTCTGCCCAGGCAACTGGCAGGAACACACACTGCATAGAGGAGGCACTGCAGATGGCCAACCAGTTTGCCCAACTTAAACTGAGTAAAAATGAATAG